In Cervus elaphus chromosome 27, mCerEla1.1, whole genome shotgun sequence, the genomic stretch CTGTGTGCAGACccaggattttattttaaaagccgcTTAACTCATGTTCTTCagagatttaaatattttattcccaAACTATTTTAATGGTGAGATAAGTAGATATTTAATAAACCACAAAGCCAATTATTTTTTTCCCGGATTTCTCCTTGAATATGATTGCAGGTTTCAATTTTATAAaggaatatatatttcttttttcctacatttGTCACCTTCTAAAACatgatataatttatttgttATGTTTACTATTTGTCTTTCTGCCAGTGTTCACTGGTATATCCCAAGCATCTGCAATAGCTCTTGGAACACAGCaaatactaaataaatgtttgttgaaagaaaagaatgtgagactttgggcttccctagtggctcaggggtaaagaatccactggccaatgcagaagacatgagtttgatccctgatctgggaagaaccCACacaccacggagcaactaagcccgtgggccacaactgtACAGCCTGTGCTTGTGAGCCCCAGAGCTGCCATGCTGAGCCCACACGCCCCAGGGCTGGGGCTCCACAccggagaagccaccgcaacgaggaGCCCACATTCCGCAGCTAGAGAGGAGCTCcccactctgcaacaagagaaaagcccacatgccagccaagacccagcacagctgaataaataaataaatgaaattatattagaAAAAGGCATGTGCAACTTTGAGAACAAAGGTTTTGTTAAGGGGTGAGAACCTAAAATTGTTTACATGGGTCCAGCAGTAAATGCATGTGAAGAAATGGAATCACAGAGGTAAAAGAATTTATTATTTATCCAAGCCTTTCCAGTCCTACTTACAGTCACTCTGACAGAGGGAAATACATCTATTTGAAGaacatttctttcattaaaaataagacaCTATGATACCATGTAGGATACAACATAAGTATTTTAACCATCAACAAATAAAGACCATGACATCTTTAAGCACTTATCAATACTGACCGTTCGTAAGTATCAGCAAATACTCAATATATTGTCAGTTTCAGCATAGCAGCAGATGATGTGAAAtttgaaaaacagcaaaaactGGTTAGTAAACTGGCTAGTCAGATAAAAGTTAATCATTGACTAACTCATATTTCTTACTTGCTATGtaagcaataaataaaatataaataaaatgatataaaaattatagtaatatataataaaatacaaataaaatagtgATATAGTAAGCAAAattgtgaaatttaaaatataaaaggtggaaaaaaattttaaatgtctatgAAGGTGAGTTTTAACATCAATTTCAGcatactttgtttttaaatgcaaTGGCTGATCTTTTCAGATTCTGCATTTAGGCAAACAAAATCACTTATTTATGGTTTTAAAGTTGTAATGGcactaaagaaaaatgatttgggGGCAGAGTTAGGGGTATCCCACAATGCATATAGATTACCAAAaatttaaacaagaaaataattaaattttcctTAATTAGACTTGGAATTATTCTGGCTTTCAAaattataatctttaaaatgaaacaaaaacttcaTTGATTTCTCCACTGAATTTGAGCACAATGTGGCCTGAATATGGACTAGTAAATTATCAATCAATTTATCTTTATAGtaaatcatatatacatacacatatatgtatatgcatttatatgttatatatgtatatatatatttggtaaaTTTTCATttagatattataaatattacaaGATGAAAAATAAACCTACTCTATACCAGAAAATAGACTGATCCTAACATAAGCAGGCTTTTGCCATGTAGGCTAATATTTATCTAAAGAAATACTTTCCTATAAATTCTAAGTTTTAGACACTAATGGAATGAAGGAAGGGCTATGAAGATTTTGTATATAATGAACAGGAGGATACAATACACTACTTGATCAAGtggatttatctttttaaattactttgcTAAGtctaatagtaaaataaattttaactccTTAGGCATGCTAACAGAACAGTGACAGGAAGGCAGTCTAGAGATACATGGGACAGGAGGAACACTGGTTTCAGGAATGAGTATGTGTTGTGGATGACTGATCAAGTCATCAAATATTTATCCTTATTAACAGCACTttcataaacaaatattttcaccATAGCCTCACAAAGTGACATACTGTTTTTTACTGCAGTCTACTAGTTGTCCATCATACTAGttttagaatgagaaagacaTATTCAAAACAGGGTTTAAAGCAGATGTACTTCCCTATGAAAAtggtaaaataattataaaatagagataattctggaaaatagaaatttttacaGCAAAGGTATACAGTAAACTAACAAGGTACAATTTCAAGAGCTATAATTATATTTacagttttgaaataaaatttgtgttcatttttgcCTTTAATAGCAATGGTTTAGTGAAGTAGTAAAAGCAGCAAGTCACACTGAAAAAATCTAAGTTCAACTTATATTTGACTCTCTACTAGCTCTTTTTTAATGAAGGACTATTTCAGTGGGACATCAATAAGGATTCTTGgtttctttaaatatcttaccACAACAATTATATCAcattttgtaaattaaatatCTAAAATGTTTGAAAGCCAGAATAATACTTGTTAGAACAGAAGCTCCATTTCAGTTTCcctctttttaaatattagacCAAATTTCATTATTGACATTTGCTTCGATATATTTATACTTCTGCATCTTGGCCAGGAACCCAGAATGGAATGGGACTGCTGGACACTAGACCACCCAGTCAACTGCAGTCTTATCATTGCAAGACTGAACGAATAAAATCTCCCTCCAGTATCCTGATTATATGATTGAAGGCTCTAGTTCTTCTGTGAAATcgattttatttttatggaaggCTTCCTGTTAGTTTGCTtattaaactaaaatgaaatttaGTGATTCAACAAAGATATGGTAGACCTTCAAAATGTAATGTATATaaacacattcttttctttttctttaaaaatattctatggTTTATCTGTAAGAGAAAACATATTTAGGCTAAAACCAAATGATGGGCTGAATTCACTTTAAATTAGTATAGTAAAAAAGTGTGTCAGTGATAAATAGATGAAACAGAGTGGCAAAATATGAACAATTCTTGAAGCAGGGTGATAGGTACTCAGAGGTTTTTTATACTATTATCCATATGTTCTGTGGTTGAAaattttaatagtaaaaataaagaatCCAAGCAAGtttcaataataaaaacagtaaaggtaaaataaagacatttccaaTGAACAAAACTACTGTATAACTGGACATTTTGCAAAGATCTGTACCAGACTCATTATGTAAAGTGTGTTGTTATAGTGAAAAGTTGGGAACAACTTAAATGTCAATCATTAGGAACAGTCAAATGCAGTAGCAATGTATTTGATAGCAATGGAATACTATCCAGCGATGAAAAAGCCTGTTGAGTGAAAAAGTGTTTCCACAGCAGCATATGGAGCCTGATTCCATGTTCACAGGAGTGTGTGCATATCCATCCATTGTTCAGAGTGGTTATCTCTGCAAAGAGGAattgcaggtggttctttacttCTAACCTTTTCTTGGGCCTGTTTTGTattattcaaaaattttacaggcatatatattaattttatatttggggGATATTGTTTTCTATAATGATATCCTATGATTTTTCTCATCATGTTATTCTTCCTAGCTgatggaattatttttttaattgttaaaaattgTGTTAGGTCTTATGTGATTCAAAGAGGTGACTTATgtgattcccaggtgactctagtgataaagaacctgtctgccaatgcaggaaactcaagagatgtgggtttgatacctgggttgggaagattcccctgagaaagaaatggcaacctactccagtattcctgcctgggaaattccatggacagagcatggagggctatattccatggagtcacaaaagagttggacaggactaagagactaaataacaaaaaattcaaaGTGGCAAAGTGCTATACTTCTAAAATAATATGAAACTCAGAGTAGATTTCATTATcttaaacaatggaaataaaaaaattttcctcAACCACCTACTGGTTGTTtaaagaaagacataaaaaactacatgaaacaaaaaattataaaataaatgaaaatagactTAATTATCTTTTGGTTAACTCAAATCAGGCTAAAATTCTATTAATTATGGAAAGAAATAGCATttggaagagaaaataagaaaatgctttctaattTGTTCATAATAAACTTGAACTGAAAATATTCCAACAATTCTatgcagaaaaatatttgtgtatattttagtAACATGTCTGTTCTTAAACGGATGGCAggacaaaataaaatgctttttccaGATGCATGATTTTGTGATTTCAGAGCTGTGGACTAGCATTTTCAGCTAAATCTCATGTTTAACTCTAGTCAGCACTGTAAAATTCTTTGGAGTAAACTTGAACTTAGTGATTAACTTTGGAAACATCATTTGAGGTTAGTTATCTCGGGGGAGAGTCCAAAAAGTAGGTGTTCTAACGGCTGTGAAATCTTACATCTTTAGGCAGTCTGTTGCTGCAGTACCCTCCTCTTAGTCTGCCGAGACCCTAGAACACAGTGGGTGGGAGCCAGCGATGGGACCCCTCTACCTCACCCCTCTTTAGGGACCTCTTACAACCACCACAGCTGCTGCACACAGTCCTTCGTCAAGGGCTGTACTGTCCCCACCATTTACTATTTCCTAGATTTTAAGGCTTCAAGGATTAAAGGTAGCTCCTTTGGTACATGAGATTGGGGACCCCTAATCTTGGTGATTCCAATTTGGGTGATGTCACAAAAAACAACTCAGAAGGTATCAGCGAAGTTACCTGCTGGATATTTCCTTCTTTCACATCCATGTCCTAAGCTTTAGGAATGAGAGACTTCCTGGGTTTTGATCCGTCCAAGTGATGTATCTGTAACCAGATTGAAGAatcacattttattataaattaattgtaTATACTTTCAGGTGTGTTAGATACTCTAATTCTCAGTGTGTTTCTAGAAGATCTTTGGCAAatcatttatatctttatttagGGGGTTTAAAAGTGTATCACATGATGAGTGGCCCCAGATTAAAACTGCATTTTGGTTTTTTACCTGCTTCCTAGAAGCACGGGATTGTCCACAAAGGACAGTATTGGAGTGAGGCTTCTTTGACGTTTTTGGAGAGTCCTGACATAACTTCTTTTTAGACCTGGGGGCTGTTCTGCTGACTGTTAATCGGTGGTCAGTTACATCCGATTCTTTAGTTTGGTTAATTGACTCTAGCGGTTGGGAATCTTCGGGATCTGTGTCTGATTCAAAAATATGTGGCTGGCTTTTCACTTTTAGTGACTCATGGCTTTTCCCTAAAGTCTGTGTTATATATTTGCTTGTCAAATTCTCTTTTCCATTCACTTGGGAGCCAACAGCACTTTTTATTACACCTAAATTGCTAGTTGGCATCTGAAATACTGAACTATTAGACAGTTGTTTATTTTCACTTGAACTCATGATCAATGATCTTCCACTAGAAAGGGGCTTTTTTGTCATATTTCCATGGGACTCAGTGTTTTTTTCTTGCCGAGATCTACAAGTCTTGAGATTTACATTTTTAGCCTTCACCTGAATGCTATGATGACGTTTTTTAGCAGTTGGATCTAAATTCGGTTTATCGTCCTGGATCTCACTAGATTTAAGGGAAAACAACTTAGATTCTGTATCAACACGTTTTCTTCTCAGGTTCTCAGCTGGTAAGATACTTTTGTTCATCTGTAATGGTCGACTTTTGAAAACTGGTATGAATTTAGGGGCAATATTATGTTGGGGGCTAAAGTCTGTGTCTTGAACTTGAGCACTTCCTCTGTTGGGCGTGGGTACTCCCAGTACCATCGCGGCCTGGTCGGACAGCGGTTTCTTGCTGCTCTGCACAGACTCCGGTTGGAGGCGCAGAGCCGAGGACCCCGCGGGCTTCGGCCGGCTGGCCGAGGGCGCCCCCTTGTGGCCCGCAGCTGCTGAGCACGGCGGGAAGCTCGGAGCCCGGGCGGGTcctggggaaggggctggagcTGGAGCGGACCTGAACCTCTGTCCAGCCGTTAGATTGGGCAGCTTGACTTTGTTTTCCTGAAAGGATAAACattagaaaatgtaaaactgtccttaaaggaaaagaaataatttataaaatatcatcAAGATAAGAATAAAAAGTAACACTACAGTGTATAGAAcagctaaagaaaaacaaaaaacaaatgggcCTTATTGAGGACATGTGTGTGTCTCTTATGACTTTTATCCTACTTTTGATACTATCCATACAAGTTAATGTTTTCAGATGAAGTTATGTTCTAAACTGTAGTAAATGAACTGTAAAACCCATACGCGTAGCTACTGCCGTTGTGTTTCAAATGTGCTCATGcgtctgtctctcttctctccgtttttttccctttcagcttCCCAAAGATCATTTATCAGTATtggtcaccaaaaaaaaaaaaaagaggacaatgTAGCGTTCTTATCTTTTAGTGTGCATGTTCACTCTCCCTAAGTAAATACTAGACTCTTTGAGGGTAGGAAAACCATGAGTTACTTACTCTTACATCCTTCACATTCTTAAATCCTCCACAGTTACTAACAAAACACttattcaaagaaattaaagtaaTGGAAGAGGCATTTACACTGGGCCTTTCAGAGTAAGTGCAATACTGACTATAGGGCGCTGACTGTCTTAATCATTTTGTCTTCTCATTGCCTACTAGAGTGCTGGTACCTGGAAGCGTTTTGGAAACATTTGTCAAACTGACTTGTCAGATAATATCAAGGAGAAACAAGTGTTCATAGACTTCTTaaacaaattgtaaaaaaaatataaaacatcaaataataccattttaaccatttttaaggatacagttcagtggcattaagtatatccCCCACTGTACTTCTGCTGTGTAATCATCACTACTATCTATTTATAAAACTTTATGCCAAACAGGAACTTTGGAGGCTTTAAGCAATAACTCCGTTTCCTTCTCTTAGCACTCTTTCTAGAGCCTAGAAATCTAAAAtgaacttttctcctttgcagctAGGATTCAGGATGTGATTTAAGATCAACCAATCAGATGCACGCATAGTATATATGGAAGAAAGAAGTGAGGTAAAGTCATGCTTCTGTAGTTTCTGCTGAAAGGTCTACTTATGGATGACTTTGGAATTTTGGTGGCAGAGTGAGCAGAAGTCCAAGTGTCCACTCACCAGCTTTGTAGATGTCTGGAAACAGAGTTTAGGACAGTCACTTTCCTGGCGTGGATCACATTAGGTAAACATACCACATGCGCTTTACCACACATCACCAACCTCACCCTACGAGGCTTTCCTCTGTACACAGGTGCTACCACGGGGAGGATGATTTCTAAATTTGCATAAAATTCTATCTCAAAAAGATGCTTTGTCAGAAGTGACTAACATCTTAAAGTGCCTAGACTGAATATTTTCTGTTTGACAAAAATATGGTTCAAGAATTAAGTTGAAAGCAATTACAGAAAATCCAAGAACATTTTTAGACTCTTGGTTTTTATAAACTGTAATAACTGTTAAACAGCATCCATACTACTTgagatacaaaaagaaaaactcagtcAGGCAGATTTATATAATAGGTTACTTGTATTCTGATATAAAACTCATCTAGAATTTGTATCTGAAACATTTACATTCATGTCCAGTTTTGTCTTCAGGAATATACCTAAATATACCTGAATATTTTCCAGGAATATACCTCTGATGGAAATAatttccagggtttttttttgccCCCGAGCCTGTCAATATATTATTTATGCATTCtttcaatttctaaaatatagtAAATAGCTCAAAGGGGGAAACCTCtaggtttatattaaaaaaatctttaaaggcTACAAAAAGGGCTTATGTAAACAGCAGATGAAATCATAAATAATTCACAGaacttaaaata encodes the following:
- the C27H18orf63 gene encoding uncharacterized protein C18orf63 homolog, encoding MNDSKQQSLFFITLPDLHKLCAVKIILHNGVADTEIRSRQMKICRQLLFLHQDILTSPVPGIFTQIWVVMAITFYKAGKLHAYMEKYRAKVEAPQQVIPIILQNCLSYSLTARLAPAWNKAGHLLVQGREFLSQMGKQSAVELDINVTATQVCLSIEAHTIRLPPPQLREFDISQSIIKNFETNQSAVIEEQSILSNWCYVLPSMKMGRMISILHSIPPDCPFHSYEDFQMHWDGLYGYKLPEDLGTIKIYCSIYFKMIGERIFTYPLSCIRSQPIQFFPRVDMEGVLKSFLSDLKSKLPHICGFPIKMTTKPCYCTQELTTLHLQENKVKLPNLTAGQRFRSAPAPAPSPGPARAPSFPPCSAAAGHKGAPSASRPKPAGSSALRLQPESVQSSKKPLSDQAAMVLGVPTPNRGSAQVQDTDFSPQHNIAPKFIPVFKSRPLQMNKSILPAENLRRKRVDTESKLFSLKSSEIQDDKPNLDPTAKKRHHSIQVKAKNVNLKTCRSRQEKNTESHGNMTKKPLSSGRSLIMSSSENKQLSNSSVFQMPTSNLGVIKSAVGSQVNGKENLTSKYITQTLGKSHESLKVKSQPHIFESDTDPEDSQPLESINQTKESDVTDHRLTVSRTAPRSKKKLCQDSPKTSKKPHSNTVLCGQSRASRKQIHHLDGSKPRKSLIPKA